One window from the genome of Malus domestica chromosome 01, GDT2T_hap1 encodes:
- the LOC103439156 gene encoding uncharacterized protein has translation MFIVQSTEDPAYRVVSMLPSKLKDEVHAKIIVAGISTTCSQKIHNQLAQPILPELLENSTTKVIEYGRKHVEGRDGDSTDVGKSGDPFSRLLGPKEEEEEGVNNMKLALEKPKTFSTMMIMEFRIMIHPEQQGRICCLCQQGDKAMLGQELCRQRHKSDGFWNEMQRISFCAA, from the exons ATGTTTATTGTGCAAAGCACAGAAGACCCTGCTTATCGAGTTGTATCTATGCTACCATCAAAGCTTAAG GACGAGGTTCATGCTAAGATTATTGTGGCTGGTATTTCAACAACCTGTAGTCAGAAAATTCACAACCAATTG GCACAACCAATTCTGCCAGAATTGCTGGAGAATTCCACAACCAAGGTCATCGAGTACGGCCGAAAGCATGTTGAGGGTCGAGACGGCGATAGCACCGATGTTGGCAAGAGCGGCGACCCCTTTTCAAG ATTGTTGGgtccaaaagaagaagaagaagaaggagtgAACAACATGAAATTGGCTTTGG AAAAGCCAAAGACATTCTCGACGATGATGATAATGGAGTTCAGGATTATGATTCACCCCGAACAACAAGGACGAATATGCTGTCTTTGCCAACAAGGGGATAAG GCTATGTTGGGGCAAGAACTGTGCAGGCAAAGACATAAGAGTGATGGATTTTGGAACGAAATGCAGAGGATATCATTTTGTGCTGCTTAA
- the LOC103440829 gene encoding receptor-like protein EIX2 isoform X2 yields MLPSLVELHMSFCHLHQIPPLPTPNFTSLVVLDLSGNSFNSLMLRWVFSLKNLVSILLGDCGFQGPIPSISQNITSLKVIDLAFNSISLDPIPKWLFNQKDLALDLEGNDLTGLPSSIQNMTGLIALYLGSNEFNSTILEWLYSLNNLESLDLSHNALRGEISSSIGNLKSLRHFDLSSNSISGRIPMSLGNISSLEQLDISVNQFNGTFTEVIGQLKMLTDLDISYNSLEGVVSEISFSNLIKLKNFVARGNSFTLKTSRDWVPPFQLEILQLDSWHLGPEWPMWLRTQTQLKELSLSGTGISSTIPTWFWNLTSQVDYLNLSHNQLYGQIQNIFVGAFPSVVDLGSNQFTGALPIVATSLFWLDLSNSSFSGSVFHFFCDRPDEPKQLEILHLGNNFLTGKVPDCWMSWQYLGFLNLENNNLTGNVPMSMGYLQDLESLHLRNNHLYGELPHSLQNCTSLSVVDLSENGFSGSIPIWIGKSLSGLHVLILRSNKFEGDIPNEVCYLKSLQILDLAHNKLSGMIPRCFHNLSALANFSESFSPRIFGSVNGEVWENAILVTKGTEMEYSKILGFAKGMDLSCNFMYGEIPKELTGLLALQSLNLSNNRFTGRIPSKIGDMAKLESVDFSMNQLDGEIPPSMTNLTFLSHLNLSYNNLTGRIPKSTQLQSLDQSSFLGNELCGAPLNKNCSENGVIPPPTVEHDGGGGYSLLEDEWFYVSLGVGFFTGFWIVLGSLLVNMPWSILLSQLLNRIVFKMYHVIVEYV; encoded by the coding sequence ATGCTCCCTTCTTTGGTAGAGTTACATATGTCCTTTTGTCATCTTCATCAAATCCCCCCTCTACCCACCCCAAATTTTACTTCCCTGGTCGTCCTTGATCTTTCTGGAAACAGTTTTAATTCTTTGATGTTGAGGTGGGTTTTCAGTCTTAAAAATCTAGTTTCTATTCTTCTCGGTGATTGTGGTTTCCAAGGTCCAATTCCTAGCATTTCACAGAATATCACATCTTTGAAGGTAATTGATTTGGCATTCAATTCTATTAGTCTTGATCCGATTCCCAAATGGCTGTTTAACCAAAAAGATCTGGCTTTGGATCTAGAAGGTAATGACCTTACAGGACTTCCAAGCAGTATTCAGAATATGACTGGTCTTATAGCTCTTTATCTTGGGTCGAACGAATTCAATTCTACCATACTTGAATGGTTGTATAGCCTGAACAATCTTGAGTCCTTAGATCTTTCTCACAATGCCTTACGTGGTGAAATTTCGAGTTCCATTGGAAATCTTAAAAGTTTAAGGCACTTTGATCTTTCAAGTAATTCAATATCAGGTCGCATTCCAATGTCACTAGGAAATATATCAAGCTTAGAACAATTGGACATATCTGTAAATCAATTTAATGGAACTTTCACAGAAGTTATTGGTCAGCTCAAAATGCTAACGGATTTGGATATATCTTATAATTCGTTAGAAGGTGTGGTGTCGGAAATTTCTTTTAGCAACCTTATAAAGTTGAAGAATTTTGTTGCAAGAGGAAACTCATTTACTTTGAAAACTAGTCGAGATTGGGTTCCTCCTTTTCAACTTGAAATTTTGCAGCTGGATTCCTGGCATTTGGGGCCTGAATGGCCAATGTGGTTGcggacacaaactcaattaaaGGAACTAAGCTTGTCTGGTACAGGAATTTCAAGTACTATTCCAACTTGGTTTTGGAACTTAACTTCCCAAGTAGACTATCTGAATCTCTCTCACAATCAATTGTATGGGCAGATTCAAAATATATTTGTTGGTGCTTTTCCTTCAGTAGTTGATCTTGGTTCTAACCAATTCACTGGTGCATTGCCCATTGTTGCCACCTCATTGTTCTGGCTagatctttccaattcatcattTTCTGGATCTGTTTTCCACTTCTTCTGTGATAGGCCGGATGAACCAAAGCAACTTGAAATTCTTCATCTCGGGAACAATTTTCTCACTGGAAAAGTACCCGATTGTTGGATGAGTTGGCAATACTTGGGCTTCCtaaatttagaaaacaacaacCTAACTGGGAATGTCCCAATGTCCATGGGATACTTGCAAGATCTGGAATCACTGCACTTGCGCAATAATCACCTGTACGGAGAATTGCCACATTCCCTGCAGAACTGTACCTCGTTGTCAGTTGTTGACCTTAGTGAAAATGGGTTTTCCGGAAGCATACCAATATGGATAGGGAAAAGCCTTTCAGGGTTGCATGTTCTTATCCTTCGTTCAAATAAGTTTGAAGGAGATATTCCTAATGAAGTTTGTTATTTGAAAAGTCTCCAGATATTGGACCTTGCACATAACAAACTCTCAGGAATGATACCGAGATGCTTCCACAATTTGAGCGCCTTGGCTAATTTTTCAGAATCATTTTCTCCAAGGATTTTTGGGAGTGTGAATGGAGAAgtttgggagaatgcaatcttgGTAACGAAAGGGACAGAAATGGAATATAGCAAGATTCTGGGATTCGCAAAGGGCATGGATCTTTCATGCAACTTCATGTATGGAGAGATCCCTAAAGAACTTACCGGCCTCCTCGCATTACAGTCACTCAATTTATCGAATAATCGCTTCACTGGAAGAATTCCTTCAAAGATTGGTGATATGGCAAAGTTAGAATCTGTTGATTTTTCCATGAACCAACTTGATGGTGAAATTCCTCCAAGCATGACGAATTTGACATTTCTGAGTCACTTAAACTTGTCCTACAACAATTTGACAGGACGAATTCCGAAAAGCACTCAACTGCAGAGCCTTGATCAGTCGAGCTTCCTCGGCAACGAACTATGCGGAGCTCCACTCAACAAGAATTGCAGCGAGAATGGGGTGATACCGCCACCAACAGTTGAGCACGACGGAGGAGGAGGATACAGTTTACTCGAAGATGAGTGGTTCTACGTGAGCTTGGGAGTTGGATTCTTCACGGGGTTTTGGATTGTGCTTGGTTCTTTGCTGGTAAACATGCCATGGAGCATTCTTCTTTCACAGTTGTTGAATAGGATAGTGTTTAAAATGTATCATGTAATTGTTGAATATGTTTAG
- the LOC103440829 gene encoding receptor-like protein EIX1 isoform X1: MAIATITFSIGLSNGNPAWPPLCKESERRALLMFKQDLNDPANRLSSWVAEEDSDCCSWTGVVCDHMTGHIHELHLNNPDTYFDFQSSFGGKINPSLLSLKHLNFLDLSYNNFNGTQIPSFFGSMTSLTHLNLAYSLFDGVIPHTLGNLSSLRYLNLHSYGLYGSNLKVENLQWISGLSLLKHLHLSYVNLSKASDWLQVTNMLPSLVELHMSFCHLHQIPPLPTPNFTSLVVLDLSGNSFNSLMLRWVFSLKNLVSILLGDCGFQGPIPSISQNITSLKVIDLAFNSISLDPIPKWLFNQKDLALDLEGNDLTGLPSSIQNMTGLIALYLGSNEFNSTILEWLYSLNNLESLDLSHNALRGEISSSIGNLKSLRHFDLSSNSISGRIPMSLGNISSLEQLDISVNQFNGTFTEVIGQLKMLTDLDISYNSLEGVVSEISFSNLIKLKNFVARGNSFTLKTSRDWVPPFQLEILQLDSWHLGPEWPMWLRTQTQLKELSLSGTGISSTIPTWFWNLTSQVDYLNLSHNQLYGQIQNIFVGAFPSVVDLGSNQFTGALPIVATSLFWLDLSNSSFSGSVFHFFCDRPDEPKQLEILHLGNNFLTGKVPDCWMSWQYLGFLNLENNNLTGNVPMSMGYLQDLESLHLRNNHLYGELPHSLQNCTSLSVVDLSENGFSGSIPIWIGKSLSGLHVLILRSNKFEGDIPNEVCYLKSLQILDLAHNKLSGMIPRCFHNLSALANFSESFSPRIFGSVNGEVWENAILVTKGTEMEYSKILGFAKGMDLSCNFMYGEIPKELTGLLALQSLNLSNNRFTGRIPSKIGDMAKLESVDFSMNQLDGEIPPSMTNLTFLSHLNLSYNNLTGRIPKSTQLQSLDQSSFLGNELCGAPLNKNCSENGVIPPPTVEHDGGGGYSLLEDEWFYVSLGVGFFTGFWIVLGSLLVNMPWSILLSQLLNRIVFKMYHVIVEYV; the protein is encoded by the coding sequence ATGGCCATTGCAACCATTACTTTCAGTATTGGTTTATCCAATGGAAATCCAGCTTGGCCTCCACTTTGCAAAGAAAGCGAAAGACGAGCACTTCTGATGTTCAAGCAAGATCTCAACGATCCTGCCAATCGCCTTTCATCGTGGGTTGCAGAAGAAGATTCAGATTGTTGCAGTTGGACAGGAGTTGTCTGTGATCACATGACCGGCCACATCCACGAGCTGCACCTTAATAATCCCGACACTTATTTTGATTTCCAATCTTCCTTCGGTGGTAAGATAAATCCTTCTTTGCTCAGTTTAAAGCATCTCAACTTCTTGGACTTGAGTTACAATAATTTCAATGGAACACAAATTCCTAGTTTCTTTGGTTCTATGACAAGTTTAACACACCTTAATCTTGCATACTCATTGTTTGATGGAGTAATTCCTCATACACTAGGAAATCTCTCCAGTCTACGCTATCTCAATCTCCATAGTTATGGTCTCTATGGTTCCAATCTGAAGGTAGAGAACCTTCAGTGGATTTCTGGTCTTTCTCTGCTGAAACACTTGCACTTGAGTTATGTAAATCTTAGCAAAGCATCTGACTGGTTGCAAGTTACAAACATGCTCCCTTCTTTGGTAGAGTTACATATGTCCTTTTGTCATCTTCATCAAATCCCCCCTCTACCCACCCCAAATTTTACTTCCCTGGTCGTCCTTGATCTTTCTGGAAACAGTTTTAATTCTTTGATGTTGAGGTGGGTTTTCAGTCTTAAAAATCTAGTTTCTATTCTTCTCGGTGATTGTGGTTTCCAAGGTCCAATTCCTAGCATTTCACAGAATATCACATCTTTGAAGGTAATTGATTTGGCATTCAATTCTATTAGTCTTGATCCGATTCCCAAATGGCTGTTTAACCAAAAAGATCTGGCTTTGGATCTAGAAGGTAATGACCTTACAGGACTTCCAAGCAGTATTCAGAATATGACTGGTCTTATAGCTCTTTATCTTGGGTCGAACGAATTCAATTCTACCATACTTGAATGGTTGTATAGCCTGAACAATCTTGAGTCCTTAGATCTTTCTCACAATGCCTTACGTGGTGAAATTTCGAGTTCCATTGGAAATCTTAAAAGTTTAAGGCACTTTGATCTTTCAAGTAATTCAATATCAGGTCGCATTCCAATGTCACTAGGAAATATATCAAGCTTAGAACAATTGGACATATCTGTAAATCAATTTAATGGAACTTTCACAGAAGTTATTGGTCAGCTCAAAATGCTAACGGATTTGGATATATCTTATAATTCGTTAGAAGGTGTGGTGTCGGAAATTTCTTTTAGCAACCTTATAAAGTTGAAGAATTTTGTTGCAAGAGGAAACTCATTTACTTTGAAAACTAGTCGAGATTGGGTTCCTCCTTTTCAACTTGAAATTTTGCAGCTGGATTCCTGGCATTTGGGGCCTGAATGGCCAATGTGGTTGcggacacaaactcaattaaaGGAACTAAGCTTGTCTGGTACAGGAATTTCAAGTACTATTCCAACTTGGTTTTGGAACTTAACTTCCCAAGTAGACTATCTGAATCTCTCTCACAATCAATTGTATGGGCAGATTCAAAATATATTTGTTGGTGCTTTTCCTTCAGTAGTTGATCTTGGTTCTAACCAATTCACTGGTGCATTGCCCATTGTTGCCACCTCATTGTTCTGGCTagatctttccaattcatcattTTCTGGATCTGTTTTCCACTTCTTCTGTGATAGGCCGGATGAACCAAAGCAACTTGAAATTCTTCATCTCGGGAACAATTTTCTCACTGGAAAAGTACCCGATTGTTGGATGAGTTGGCAATACTTGGGCTTCCtaaatttagaaaacaacaacCTAACTGGGAATGTCCCAATGTCCATGGGATACTTGCAAGATCTGGAATCACTGCACTTGCGCAATAATCACCTGTACGGAGAATTGCCACATTCCCTGCAGAACTGTACCTCGTTGTCAGTTGTTGACCTTAGTGAAAATGGGTTTTCCGGAAGCATACCAATATGGATAGGGAAAAGCCTTTCAGGGTTGCATGTTCTTATCCTTCGTTCAAATAAGTTTGAAGGAGATATTCCTAATGAAGTTTGTTATTTGAAAAGTCTCCAGATATTGGACCTTGCACATAACAAACTCTCAGGAATGATACCGAGATGCTTCCACAATTTGAGCGCCTTGGCTAATTTTTCAGAATCATTTTCTCCAAGGATTTTTGGGAGTGTGAATGGAGAAgtttgggagaatgcaatcttgGTAACGAAAGGGACAGAAATGGAATATAGCAAGATTCTGGGATTCGCAAAGGGCATGGATCTTTCATGCAACTTCATGTATGGAGAGATCCCTAAAGAACTTACCGGCCTCCTCGCATTACAGTCACTCAATTTATCGAATAATCGCTTCACTGGAAGAATTCCTTCAAAGATTGGTGATATGGCAAAGTTAGAATCTGTTGATTTTTCCATGAACCAACTTGATGGTGAAATTCCTCCAAGCATGACGAATTTGACATTTCTGAGTCACTTAAACTTGTCCTACAACAATTTGACAGGACGAATTCCGAAAAGCACTCAACTGCAGAGCCTTGATCAGTCGAGCTTCCTCGGCAACGAACTATGCGGAGCTCCACTCAACAAGAATTGCAGCGAGAATGGGGTGATACCGCCACCAACAGTTGAGCACGACGGAGGAGGAGGATACAGTTTACTCGAAGATGAGTGGTTCTACGTGAGCTTGGGAGTTGGATTCTTCACGGGGTTTTGGATTGTGCTTGGTTCTTTGCTGGTAAACATGCCATGGAGCATTCTTCTTTCACAGTTGTTGAATAGGATAGTGTTTAAAATGTATCATGTAATTGTTGAATATGTTTAG